The following are from one region of the Salvelinus fontinalis isolate EN_2023a chromosome 5, ASM2944872v1, whole genome shotgun sequence genome:
- the LOC129855588 gene encoding transcription factor MafAa-like gives MATDLAMSAELPNSPLAIEYVNDFDLMKFEVKKEPPEADRYCHRLPPGSLSSTPISTPCSSVPSSPSFCAPSPGGQSSQNLANGVNSNNSGSSNTQSVGGKPQLEDLYWIPSYQHHINPEALNLTPEDAVEALIGNAHHHHHHHQGYEGFRGQQYVGEDLSATSAGHHHQAHHHHHHHGHRLEDRFSDEQLVSMTVRELNRQLRGFSKEEVIRLKQKRRTLKNRGYAQSCRYKRVQQRHMLESEKCTLLSQVEQLKQDVARLAKERDLYKEKYDKLARRSYNGCGPGNNNRDPSNGNHGKLTSTEFFM, from the coding sequence ATGGCCACCGACCTCGCCATGAGCGCAGAGCTGCCCAATAGCCCACTGGCCATCGAGTACGTCAACGACTTCGACCTGATGAAGTTCGAAGTAAAGAAGGAGCCTCCAGAAGCTGACCGTTACTGCCACCGCCTCCCCCCGGgatccctctcctccaccccgaTTAGCACGCCCTGCTCCTCCGTGCCTTCCTCGCCCAGCTTCTGCGCCCCCAGCCCTGGTGGCCAGTCGAGCCAAAACCTGGCCAACGgcgtcaacagcaacaacagcggCAGCAGCAACACCCAGAGCGTTGGCGGTAAGCCTCAGTTGGAGGACCTGTACTGGATCCCCAGCTACCAGCACCACATCAACCCCGAAGCCCTCAACCTGACCCCCGAAGATGCGGTGGAGGCCCTCATCGGCAAcgcccatcaccaccatcaccaccaccagggCTACGAGGGCTTCCGCGGCCAGCAGTATGTAGGGGAGGATCTATCCGCGACCTCGGCCGGTCACCATCACCAggcccaccatcaccaccaccaccacggacACCGCCTCGAGGACCGCTTCTCGGACGAGCAGCTGGTCAGCATGACAGTGCGCGAGCTCAACCGGCAACTGAGGGGGTTCAGCAAAGAGGAGGTGATCCGCCTAAAGCAGAAGAGACGCACGCTCAAGAACCGAGGTTACGCGCAGTCCTGCCGCTACAAGCGCGTGCAGCAGAGGCACATGCTGGAGAGCGAGAAGTGCACGCTCCTGAGCCAGGTGGAACAGCTGAAGCAGGACGTTGCGCGCTTGGCCAAAGAGCGGGACCTCTACAAGGAGAAGTACGACAAGCTGGCGAGACGAAGCTACAACGGTTGCGGGCCCGGTAACAACAACAGAGACCCCTCCAACGGAAACCACGGGAAACTGACCTCCACGGAATTCTTCATGTAA